Proteins from a single region of Theobroma cacao cultivar B97-61/B2 chromosome 10, Criollo_cocoa_genome_V2, whole genome shotgun sequence:
- the LOC18586788 gene encoding proline-, glutamic acid- and leucine-rich protein 1 isoform X2 has translation MRHKQQKQKKRATLVGAFVFQNDSNKILARFPNVKKDGTLLAGKFIQPVLKLLNDDSVEAVWEGAASLLYTIITFFPAAIHHYYDRAEAAIASKILSGKYSTRTLKKLGYCLALLPKSKGDEDSWSLMMQKILLSINDLLNDAFQGVEEEAKSDEVRRLLVPPGKDLPSPLGHSPLEGASHEATRSSESLPASTVSTLIFCCCKMLTSSYPIQVTAPIRAMLALVERLLMVDGSLPHTMLPFMTAMQHELICSELPVLHAHALELLIAIIKGMRRQLLPHAAYVVRLVTRYFRRCALPELRIKLYSIPRMLLISMGVGMAIYLAPDVIDNAINDLNSFGDEDVETSPTNIGPSTGALPQPSNRKRKHGTKTGSPEEKQTISSEVEALNTHQTTPITLKIAALDTLEVLLTVGGASKSESWRSRIDSLLIKTATNSCKRGWGNEENNNFLPHESTSIWVDFQLSSLRALLASLLAPARIRPPFLSQGLELFRKGKQEAGTKLAGFCASALLALEVLIHPRALPLDDFPSSYQTFTDGASHRFPENMPFYGQKGDTMFSKSMQGTEQSALKSDDDDLYDRWLQNENENENIPIENMNDKRSRFNFVEKPCANDSSFTNILEVSEQELAAPDADVHMRGKDEIMVQPWHSQESIQQTQEIVSAKGVTSPVVARNPEGTEIEFKGAVSASDGLNQTDHDIVSDVLADKVDGFDNVCGNTSSIISNVEKVNASVAHLDSDSSMDSFPAIVDADPDTDSD, from the exons ATGCGACACAAGcagcaaaagcaaaaaaaaagggcTACGTTAGTTGGGGCCTTTGTCTTCCAAAATGATTCTAATAAAAT ATTGGCTAGATTTCCAAATGTGAAGAAGGATGGGACCTTACTTGCTGGGAAGTTCATCCAACCTGTTTTAAAGCTGTTAAATGATGATAGTGTGGAGGCTGTATGG GAAGGAGCAGCTAGTCTATTGTATACCATTATAACTTTCTTTCCAGCTGCCATCCATCATTATTATGACAGG GCTGAAGCTGCTATTGCTTCAAAAATTCTTTCAGGGAAATACAGTACTAGAACATTAAAG AAACTTGGTTATTGCTTAGCATTACTTCCAAAATCGAAAGGAGATGAGGATAGCTGGTCCCTAATGATGCAGAAAATTTTGTTATCAATAAACGACCTCCTGAATGATGCTTTCCAAGGTGTAGAAGAAG AAGCTAAATCTGATGAAGTTAGGAGATTATTGGTTCCTCCAGGAAAAGATCTGCCATCTCCTTTAGGTCATTCCCCATTAGAAGGCGCCTCTCACGAGGCAACAAGGAGTTCTGAGAGCTTGCCTGCATCAACTGTCTCTACTCTGATATTTTGCTGTTGTAAAATGCTTACAAGTTCATATCCCATTCAG gTGACTGCTCCAATTCGTGCAATGTTAGCTCTTGTTGAGAGGCTGCTGATGGTTGATGGTTCGTTGCCACACACCATGTTGCCCTTTATGACTGCCATGCAACATGAGTTAATTTGTTCTGAACTTCCAGTCTTGCATGCTCATGCTTTGGAACTTCTCATTGCAATTATAAAGGGGATGCGCAG GCAACTATTACCGCATGCTGCATACGTTGTGAGACTTGTTACGAGGTATTTCAGGAGATGTGCACTGCCAGAATTGCGGATAAAGCTCTATTCAATCCCTAGGATGTTGCTTATATCAATGGGTGTTG GGATGGCGATATATCTTGCACCGGATGTCATTGACAATGCAATCAATGATCTGAATTCTTTTGGTGATGAAGATGTTGAAACATCCCCTACAAACATAGGACCCTCTACTGGAGCTTTGCCCCAGCCTAGCAATAGGAAAAGAAAGCATGGTACTAAAACTGGATCTCCTGAAGAGAAACAAACAATTAGTTCAGAAGTGGAAGCACTGAATACGCATCAAACGACTCCAATTACTTTAAAAATTGCTGCACTTGACACTTTGGAAGTTCTTCTCACAGTG GGTGGTGCTTCAAAATCCGAGAGTTGGCGCTCAAGGATTGATAGTCTTTTGATAAAGACAGCAACAAATTCTTGTAAAAGGGGGTGGGGGAATGAGGAAAACAACAATTTTCTGCCTCATGAATCAACCTCAATATGGGTAGATTTCCAGCTCTCATCATTACGTGCACTCTTGGCATCACTCCTTGCCCCAGCTCGTATCCGCCCACCATTTTTATCGCAAGGTCTTGAGCTTTTCCGTAAAG GTAAGCAAGAAGCTGGAACAAAGCTTGCAGGATTTTGTGCCTCTGCGCTGTTAGCACTGGAGGTGCTTATACATCCTAGGGCCCTTCCATTGGATGATTTCCCCTCTTCTTATCAGACCTTTACTGATGGAGCTAGCCACAGATTCCCAGAAAATATGCCCTTCTATGGTCAGAAGGGTGATACCATGTTTTCCAAATCCATGCAGGGAACAGAACAAAGTGCTCTCAAGtcagatgatgatgatctATATGACAGGTGGctacaaaatgaaaatgaaaatgaaaacatcCCTATCGAGAATATGAATGATAAAAGATCAAGATTCAACTTTGTAGAGAAACCTTGTGCAAATGATTCATCATTTACCAATATTTTAGAGGTAAGTGAACAAGAACTAGCAGCACCTGATGCAGATGTGCATATGAGAGGAAAGGATGAAATAATGGTTCAACCCTGGCACTCTCAAGAATCAATTCAACAGACTCAAGAAATTGTTTCTGCCAAAGGTGTCACAAGTCCTGTGGTCGCTAGAAATCCTGAGGGCACTGAAATAGAATTTAAGGGGGCTGTTTCTGCCAGTGATGGATTAAACCAAACAGATCATGATATTGTGTCTGATGTATTGGCCGATAAAGTTGATGGTTTTGATAATGTTTGTGGAAACACATCCTCGATCATATCAAATGTCGAGAAGGTTAATGCATCTGTGGCTCATTTGGATAGTGACTCATCTATGGACTCATTTCCCGCTATTGTTGATGCTGATCCAGATACTGATTCAGACTAG
- the LOC18586788 gene encoding proline-, glutamic acid- and leucine-rich protein 1 isoform X1 — protein MAGFEQSKNMYDVGLKPLMLRSLMGQYVPDEKHPLSLNSSSFELSKVVSILQTHRLLSEWYPQSMDVKLVHSWKSAVDEWVNRLLLLLSSDMSDKCWLGICLLGVTCQECSSDRFLSSYSVWLHKLLSHIQPPADSQLVKVASCTAISVLFTRLARFPNVKKDGTLLAGKFIQPVLKLLNDDSVEAVWEGAASLLYTIITFFPAAIHHYYDRAEAAIASKILSGKYSTRTLKKLGYCLALLPKSKGDEDSWSLMMQKILLSINDLLNDAFQGVEEEAKSDEVRRLLVPPGKDLPSPLGHSPLEGASHEATRSSESLPASTVSTLIFCCCKMLTSSYPIQVTAPIRAMLALVERLLMVDGSLPHTMLPFMTAMQHELICSELPVLHAHALELLIAIIKGMRRQLLPHAAYVVRLVTRYFRRCALPELRIKLYSIPRMLLISMGVGMAIYLAPDVIDNAINDLNSFGDEDVETSPTNIGPSTGALPQPSNRKRKHGTKTGSPEEKQTISSEVEALNTHQTTPITLKIAALDTLEVLLTVGGASKSESWRSRIDSLLIKTATNSCKRGWGNEENNNFLPHESTSIWVDFQLSSLRALLASLLAPARIRPPFLSQGLELFRKGKQEAGTKLAGFCASALLALEVLIHPRALPLDDFPSSYQTFTDGASHRFPENMPFYGQKGDTMFSKSMQGTEQSALKSDDDDLYDRWLQNENENENIPIENMNDKRSRFNFVEKPCANDSSFTNILEVSEQELAAPDADVHMRGKDEIMVQPWHSQESIQQTQEIVSAKGVTSPVVARNPEGTEIEFKGAVSASDGLNQTDHDIVSDVLADKVDGFDNVCGNTSSIISNVEKVNASVAHLDSDSSMDSFPAIVDADPDTDSD, from the exons ATGGCGGGCTTTGAGCAATCGAAAAACATGTACGATGTGGGATTGAAGCCTCTGATGCTCCGCAGTCTGATGGGACAATATGTTCCTGACGAGAAGCATCCTCTCAGTCTCAACAGCAGCTCTTTTGAGCTGTCAAAGGTGGTTTCTATCCTCCAAACTCACCGACTCTTATCAGAGTGGTACCCCCAATCCATGGATGTAAAGCTCGTTCACAGCTGGAAATCGGCCGTCGATGAGTGGGTCAATCGCTTGTTACTGCTGCTCTCTAGCGATATG TCAGATAAATGTTGGTTAGGCATCTGTCTGCTTGGGGTTACTTGTCAAGAGTGCAGTTCTGATCGGTTTTTGTCGTCATACTCTGTTTGGCTCCACAAGCTTCTATCACATATTCAg CCTCCAGCAGATTCTCAACTTGTGAAGGTTGCTTCTTGTACAGCAATATCAGTTCTATTCACAAG ATTGGCTAGATTTCCAAATGTGAAGAAGGATGGGACCTTACTTGCTGGGAAGTTCATCCAACCTGTTTTAAAGCTGTTAAATGATGATAGTGTGGAGGCTGTATGG GAAGGAGCAGCTAGTCTATTGTATACCATTATAACTTTCTTTCCAGCTGCCATCCATCATTATTATGACAGG GCTGAAGCTGCTATTGCTTCAAAAATTCTTTCAGGGAAATACAGTACTAGAACATTAAAG AAACTTGGTTATTGCTTAGCATTACTTCCAAAATCGAAAGGAGATGAGGATAGCTGGTCCCTAATGATGCAGAAAATTTTGTTATCAATAAACGACCTCCTGAATGATGCTTTCCAAGGTGTAGAAGAAG AAGCTAAATCTGATGAAGTTAGGAGATTATTGGTTCCTCCAGGAAAAGATCTGCCATCTCCTTTAGGTCATTCCCCATTAGAAGGCGCCTCTCACGAGGCAACAAGGAGTTCTGAGAGCTTGCCTGCATCAACTGTCTCTACTCTGATATTTTGCTGTTGTAAAATGCTTACAAGTTCATATCCCATTCAG gTGACTGCTCCAATTCGTGCAATGTTAGCTCTTGTTGAGAGGCTGCTGATGGTTGATGGTTCGTTGCCACACACCATGTTGCCCTTTATGACTGCCATGCAACATGAGTTAATTTGTTCTGAACTTCCAGTCTTGCATGCTCATGCTTTGGAACTTCTCATTGCAATTATAAAGGGGATGCGCAG GCAACTATTACCGCATGCTGCATACGTTGTGAGACTTGTTACGAGGTATTTCAGGAGATGTGCACTGCCAGAATTGCGGATAAAGCTCTATTCAATCCCTAGGATGTTGCTTATATCAATGGGTGTTG GGATGGCGATATATCTTGCACCGGATGTCATTGACAATGCAATCAATGATCTGAATTCTTTTGGTGATGAAGATGTTGAAACATCCCCTACAAACATAGGACCCTCTACTGGAGCTTTGCCCCAGCCTAGCAATAGGAAAAGAAAGCATGGTACTAAAACTGGATCTCCTGAAGAGAAACAAACAATTAGTTCAGAAGTGGAAGCACTGAATACGCATCAAACGACTCCAATTACTTTAAAAATTGCTGCACTTGACACTTTGGAAGTTCTTCTCACAGTG GGTGGTGCTTCAAAATCCGAGAGTTGGCGCTCAAGGATTGATAGTCTTTTGATAAAGACAGCAACAAATTCTTGTAAAAGGGGGTGGGGGAATGAGGAAAACAACAATTTTCTGCCTCATGAATCAACCTCAATATGGGTAGATTTCCAGCTCTCATCATTACGTGCACTCTTGGCATCACTCCTTGCCCCAGCTCGTATCCGCCCACCATTTTTATCGCAAGGTCTTGAGCTTTTCCGTAAAG GTAAGCAAGAAGCTGGAACAAAGCTTGCAGGATTTTGTGCCTCTGCGCTGTTAGCACTGGAGGTGCTTATACATCCTAGGGCCCTTCCATTGGATGATTTCCCCTCTTCTTATCAGACCTTTACTGATGGAGCTAGCCACAGATTCCCAGAAAATATGCCCTTCTATGGTCAGAAGGGTGATACCATGTTTTCCAAATCCATGCAGGGAACAGAACAAAGTGCTCTCAAGtcagatgatgatgatctATATGACAGGTGGctacaaaatgaaaatgaaaatgaaaacatcCCTATCGAGAATATGAATGATAAAAGATCAAGATTCAACTTTGTAGAGAAACCTTGTGCAAATGATTCATCATTTACCAATATTTTAGAGGTAAGTGAACAAGAACTAGCAGCACCTGATGCAGATGTGCATATGAGAGGAAAGGATGAAATAATGGTTCAACCCTGGCACTCTCAAGAATCAATTCAACAGACTCAAGAAATTGTTTCTGCCAAAGGTGTCACAAGTCCTGTGGTCGCTAGAAATCCTGAGGGCACTGAAATAGAATTTAAGGGGGCTGTTTCTGCCAGTGATGGATTAAACCAAACAGATCATGATATTGTGTCTGATGTATTGGCCGATAAAGTTGATGGTTTTGATAATGTTTGTGGAAACACATCCTCGATCATATCAAATGTCGAGAAGGTTAATGCATCTGTGGCTCATTTGGATAGTGACTCATCTATGGACTCATTTCCCGCTATTGTTGATGCTGATCCAGATACTGATTCAGACTAG